One window from the genome of Dermacentor silvarum isolate Dsil-2018 chromosome 5, BIME_Dsil_1.4, whole genome shotgun sequence encodes:
- the LOC119454486 gene encoding leukocyte elastase inhibitor B gives MDDSLLKFSLRLYKQVLCQNNQIDNVVCSPIIIASAISMLLAGARSKTAKELYGLLNVKASVDKLRDYFSALLADLTTYAPEASFCVASRIYSEKQLPVQAGYISLLQNFFGTTLKCVDFRKSHEAARQEANAWISQETTSKIRELLPPGIVDADTASILLNAVYVQGFWQSPFQWRNTRPQEFHVDSGNSVVVDMLYQERTYRLGHSDALRARALEIPCRGLKVSMVVVLPDAPDGLGLLQERLTLTRLCALLSSLNMVMNVELSLPKFKLDSSILLKDSLSALGAKEVFAPGCADLSGIFETERPAVANVVHKTFVQVDEGGMDAACWSALTRPACCATIPLYTTRFVVDHPFMFLIKGNDPDVIICLGSVRRP, from the coding sequence ATGGACGATTCCCTGCTGAAGTTCTCCTTGCGTCTGTACAAGCAAGTCCTGTGCCAAAACAACCAGATTGATAACGTCGTCTGTTCGCCCATAATTATCGCCTCCGCGATCTCCATGCTGCTCGCTGGCGCCCGCAGCAAAACTGCCAAGGAACTGTACGGCTTGCTCAATGTAAAGGCGAGCGTCGATAAATTGCGCGACTATTTTTCTGCGCTTCTCGCCGACCTGACTACATACGCTCCCGAGGCCTCCTTCTGCGTGGCAAGCCGGATATACAGCGAGAAGCAGCTTCCGGTGCAAGCCGGCTACATCTCCCTTCTGCAAAATTTCTTCGGGACGACTCTCAAGTGTGTCGACTTCAGGAAAAGCCATGAAGCAGCGCGGCAGGAAGCGAACGCGTGGATATCGCAGGAGACGACCTCCAAGATTCGGGAACTTCTCCCGCCGGGAATCGTCGACGCCGATACAGCGTCGATCCTGTTGAATGCCGTCTACGTCCAGGGATTCTGGCAGTCTCCCTTCCAGTGGAGAAATACCAGACCGCAAGAGTTTCACGTGGACTCCGGGAACAGCGTCGTGGTAGACATGCTTTACCAGGAGCGTACCTACAGGCTGGGACACTCAGATGCTCTGAGGGCGAGGGCCCTGGAGATCCCATGCAGAGGTCTGAAGGTGTCCATGGTCGTCGTCCTTCCAGATGCCCCGGATGGACTCGGTCTTCTCCAGGAGAGACTAACTCTCACCAGGCTCTGCGCGCTTCTGTCCAGCCTCAACATGGTCATGAATGTGGAACTGAGTCTTCCCAAGTTCAAACTCGATAGCAGCATACTGCTGAAGGACAGCCTCAGCGCCCTGGGCGCGAAGGAGGTGTTCGCTCCTGGCTGCGCTGACCTGTCGGGTATATTTGAGACTGAGCGGCCGGCGGTCGCTAATGTGGTTCACAAGACGTTCGTGCAGGTCGACGAGGGAGGCATGGACGCGGCGTGTTGGAGCGCCCTGACGAGGCCGGCGTGTTGTGCAACGATACCCCTTTACACCACGCGATTTGTCGTCGACCATCCGTTCATGTTCCTTATCAAGGGCAACGACCCGGATGTGATAATTTGTCTAGGTTCTGTGCGGAGGCCATGA